One genomic region from Prevotella sp. Rep29 encodes:
- a CDS encoding vWA domain-containing protein — translation MAKNDKQWSSATPGLLIILLDQSGSMMSDYEGTTRTKFATLAVNKVIDNIIQKNFDGDAPKNRCFISVIGYNHNVKELCSGWLKDLDASPLRYETLKKKTPDGTGGLVEVEVKQPVWVEPIDRDGATNMLGAFQLAKDLVEKWMTDNADGPAPVIINISDGVPFYDGKDLRECMKETVSLANEIMGLSNNDGNVLIFNAQIDESNGKVVFPSNRSDISQEQAQFLYDITSEVPESYKAAAAKNELPTKDGSRGCIFGADGVQLIQLIDFGSSKGQGDKGL, via the coding sequence ATGGCAAAGAATGACAAGCAATGGAGTTCTGCAACCCCTGGTCTGCTGATTATTTTGTTAGATCAGTCAGGCTCAATGATGAGTGATTATGAAGGCACAACGCGTACCAAGTTCGCAACACTTGCTGTCAATAAGGTTATTGACAACATCATCCAGAAGAATTTCGACGGTGATGCACCTAAGAATCGCTGCTTTATTTCTGTGATTGGGTATAATCACAATGTGAAGGAACTATGTTCTGGTTGGCTGAAGGATTTGGATGCAAGCCCATTAAGGTACGAAACCCTCAAAAAGAAAACTCCAGATGGCACAGGCGGACTTGTAGAAGTCGAGGTGAAACAACCTGTATGGGTAGAACCCATTGACAGAGACGGGGCCACAAATATGCTTGGTGCTTTCCAATTGGCAAAGGACTTAGTTGAAAAGTGGATGACTGATAATGCAGATGGACCAGCACCTGTAATCATCAACATTTCTGATGGTGTTCCATTTTATGATGGAAAAGACCTAAGAGAGTGCATGAAAGAAACAGTTTCTTTAGCAAACGAGATTATGGGACTTTCCAACAATGATGGTAATGTCTTAATTTTTAATGCACAAATAGATGAGTCTAATGGCAAGGTTGTTTTCCCGTCAAATAGGTCAGACATTTCTCAGGAGCAGGCTCAATTCTTGTACGACATTACCAGTGAAGTACCTGAATCATATAAGGCAGCTGCTGCCAAGAACGAACTGCCCACAAAAGATGGTTCACGTGGCTGTATCTTTGGTGCTGATGGTGTTCAACTGATTCAACTCATAGACTTTGGCTCTTCAAAAGGTCAAGGTGACAAAGGACTATAA
- a CDS encoding IS1634 family transposase: MYVRKKHNRSGSTSVVVVSKASGKYKEIKSFGSSTSEEEIHSLCDKAAAWIRSFGGQQELDFDDRKGKEVEETERFLSNIDNVLINGTRLLLDQVYDSIGFNRIPDEILRHLVIARVSQPRSKLATVDYLKSYYDEDVDLNHIYRYMDKLYNTQMELAQQISVEHTRKLFGGKIGLMFYDVTTLYFETAQTDVLREPGFSKDGKTAESQVILGLLVSEGGYPLSYSLFNGSQYEGFTMIPMIDDFKQRFNLGKDFVVVADSGLMNKNNVTLLQEAGYNYILGARIKSESASVKQWILSLEKVDKACYDYKRENGERLIVSYSDKRAKKDAYNRDRGIVRLRKAYKTGRITKSQVNKRGYNKFLEISKDIEVVISEEKIAEDCQWDGLKGYITNTDLDAERVIAEYHGLWVVERAFRISKGTLEMRPMFHFTERRIEAHVCICFIAYKVYKELERLIAINKIGMSVDKVLEAAKTITTIRVRMPKNGTYFTKTLFLTEKHLAVKPLFDISGNKS; the protein is encoded by the coding sequence ATGTATGTACGCAAGAAACACAATCGTTCCGGCTCTACAAGTGTGGTAGTGGTCAGTAAAGCGAGTGGAAAGTATAAAGAAATAAAATCGTTTGGCTCCTCTACATCCGAAGAGGAAATACATTCATTATGCGATAAGGCTGCTGCATGGATACGTTCATTTGGCGGTCAGCAAGAACTTGACTTTGATGACCGCAAGGGAAAGGAAGTCGAGGAGACAGAGCGTTTCCTTAGCAATATTGACAACGTGTTGATAAACGGTACTCGGCTTCTGCTTGATCAAGTCTATGACAGCATCGGCTTCAACCGGATTCCCGATGAGATTCTGCGTCATTTGGTAATCGCAAGGGTGTCGCAGCCCAGAAGCAAACTTGCCACAGTAGATTACCTGAAGTCATATTATGATGAAGATGTTGACCTCAACCACATCTATCGCTACATGGACAAGCTCTACAATACCCAGATGGAGCTTGCGCAGCAGATTAGCGTAGAGCACACCCGGAAACTGTTCGGAGGCAAGATTGGATTGATGTTCTACGACGTGACGACGCTCTACTTTGAGACAGCACAGACGGACGTATTGCGTGAACCGGGGTTTTCAAAGGATGGAAAGACGGCAGAGTCACAGGTTATACTCGGTCTGCTTGTATCAGAAGGAGGCTACCCGCTTTCATACTCTCTGTTCAACGGCAGCCAGTATGAGGGCTTCACCATGATACCAATGATAGATGACTTCAAGCAGCGTTTCAATCTGGGGAAAGATTTTGTTGTGGTGGCAGACTCAGGCTTGATGAACAAGAACAATGTCACTTTGCTGCAGGAGGCTGGCTACAACTACATACTTGGAGCCCGCATCAAGAGCGAGAGCGCAAGCGTGAAGCAATGGATTCTCTCTTTAGAGAAGGTTGATAAAGCCTGTTACGACTACAAACGTGAGAATGGGGAAAGACTTATCGTCAGTTATTCCGACAAGCGTGCAAAGAAGGATGCCTACAACCGTGACCGCGGAATTGTCCGATTGAGAAAAGCCTATAAGACCGGACGCATCACGAAGAGTCAGGTGAACAAGCGTGGCTACAACAAGTTTCTTGAAATCAGCAAGGACATAGAAGTCGTCATCAGCGAAGAGAAGATTGCAGAGGACTGCCAGTGGGACGGACTCAAGGGCTACATCACCAATACAGACCTTGACGCCGAGCGTGTCATTGCCGAGTATCATGGACTCTGGGTGGTGGAACGTGCATTCCGTATTTCAAAAGGAACTCTGGAAATGCGTCCGATGTTTCATTTTACAGAACGTAGGATAGAGGCACATGTCTGCATTTGCTTCATCGCCTATAAGGTATATAAGGAACTGGAGCGACTCATTGCCATTAACAAGATTGGGATGAGTGTCGATAAGGTGCTTGAGGCAGCCAAAACTATCACGACAATCAGGGTAAGGATGCCTAAAAACGGGACTTACTTCACTAAGACACTCTTCTTGACGGAGAAGCACCTCGCAGTGAAACCACTTTTCGACATATCTGGCAACAAATCTTAA
- the galE gene encoding UDP-glucose 4-epimerase GalE — MKKTILVTGGTGYIGSHTTVELQQAGYDVVIADNLSNSNINVLDGIEKITGVRPAFEKIDLQDREATENLFKKYPHIDGIIHFAASKAVGESVEKPLMYYRNNIVSLINLLELMPQYNVGGIIFSSSCTVYGQPTEENLPVTEQAPIQKALSPYGNTKQINEEIIQDYVHSGAPIKSIILRYFNPIGAHPTANIGELPNGVPMNLIPFVTQTAIGVRKQLKIFGNDYGTPDGTCIRDYIYVVDLAKAHVKAMARVLGEDTPAIEYFNVGTGKGVSTLEVVQAFEKATGVKVNWEYAPRREGDIEKVWGNVDHANQVLGWKAEAKLEDVLASAWKWQLKLREDGVM, encoded by the coding sequence ATGAAAAAGACCATTTTAGTCACAGGCGGAACAGGATATATCGGTTCGCATACGACGGTAGAATTGCAACAGGCGGGCTATGACGTCGTGATAGCCGACAACCTGTCAAACTCAAACATCAATGTCCTTGATGGAATAGAAAAGATAACAGGCGTCCGTCCGGCATTCGAAAAAATCGATTTGCAAGACAGGGAAGCGACTGAAAACCTCTTCAAAAAGTATCCGCACATCGACGGTATTATCCATTTCGCAGCCTCAAAAGCAGTGGGCGAGAGCGTGGAGAAACCGCTGATGTACTATCGTAACAACATCGTCAGCCTCATCAATCTGCTCGAACTGATGCCGCAATACAATGTCGGCGGCATCATCTTCTCGTCCAGCTGCACCGTCTATGGACAACCTACGGAGGAGAATCTGCCCGTCACCGAGCAGGCACCCATCCAGAAAGCCCTCTCGCCTTATGGAAACACGAAGCAAATCAACGAAGAAATCATTCAAGACTATGTGCATAGCGGCGCGCCAATCAAGTCCATCATTCTCCGTTACTTCAACCCGATAGGTGCCCATCCTACGGCGAACATCGGCGAACTGCCCAATGGAGTGCCAATGAACCTCATCCCCTTTGTCACACAGACCGCCATCGGAGTCAGAAAGCAACTCAAAATCTTCGGCAACGACTACGGCACACCCGACGGCACCTGCATCCGCGACTATATCTATGTCGTTGACCTTGCCAAGGCACACGTCAAGGCGATGGCACGCGTGCTCGGTGAAGACACCCCTGCCATCGAATACTTCAACGTCGGAACAGGCAAGGGAGTCAGTACCCTCGAAGTGGTGCAGGCGTTTGAAAAAGCGACGGGCGTGAAGGTCAACTGGGAGTACGCACCGCGTCGCGAAGGCGACATCGAGAAAGTTTGGGGCAATGTCGATCACGCCAACCAAGTGTTAGGTTGGAAAGCAGAAGCCAAACTCGAAGACGTTCTCGCCTCCGCATGGAAATGGCAGCTGAAACTGCGCGAAGACGGCGTGATGTAA
- the rsxA gene encoding electron transport complex subunit RsxA, protein MEYILIFISAIFVNNIVLSQFLGICPFLGVSKKIDTALGMGAAVAFVLTLATIVTYLLQVYVLNPFNLQYLQTLAFILVIASLVQMVEIVMKKVSPALYQALGIFLPLITTNCAVLGVAILVIQKDFNLLQSVVYAFSTAIGFALALVVFAGLREQLSLVKIPKGMQGIPIVLVTAGLLSLAFMGFSGVDGGLRKLLGLE, encoded by the coding sequence ATGGAATATATCTTGATATTTATCTCCGCCATCTTTGTGAACAACATCGTGTTGTCGCAGTTTCTCGGCATCTGTCCTTTCCTGGGCGTGTCGAAGAAAATCGATACAGCACTGGGCATGGGAGCCGCAGTCGCCTTTGTATTGACGCTGGCAACCATCGTGACCTATCTGTTGCAGGTCTATGTGCTGAATCCCTTCAACCTGCAATATCTGCAGACCTTGGCGTTCATCCTCGTCATCGCGTCGCTGGTGCAGATGGTTGAGATTGTGATGAAGAAAGTGTCACCGGCACTCTATCAGGCACTGGGCATCTTCCTGCCGCTCATCACCACCAACTGCGCAGTACTTGGAGTTGCCATCCTCGTGATACAGAAAGACTTCAACCTCTTGCAGAGCGTGGTCTATGCTTTCTCTACGGCAATCGGCTTTGCGCTCGCACTCGTCGTCTTCGCGGGACTTCGCGAACAACTCTCATTGGTGAAAATACCGAAGGGAATGCAGGGCATACCCATCGTGCTCGTCACGGCAGGACTGCTCTCGCTGGCGTTCATGGGCTTCTCGGGCGTTGATGGCGGACTCAGGAAATTGTTAGGATTAGAATAA
- the rsxE gene encoding electron transport complex subunit RsxE, with protein sequence MKYIEIIKNGFLKENPIFVLLLGMCPTLATTTSAMNGLSMGLATTFVLICSNVVISCIKNVTPDKVRIPVFIVVIASFVTVLQMLIKAYLPEIDKSLGIFIPLIVVNCIILGRAEAFACKNNPLASLFDGIGIGLGFTFALTLLGMIRELLGAGSLFGYSLLPETTNLLLFILPPGAFITLGYLIAVVNKIRKS encoded by the coding sequence ATGAAATATATCGAAATCATCAAGAACGGTTTTCTGAAAGAGAATCCTATCTTTGTGCTCTTGTTGGGCATGTGTCCGACGTTGGCAACAACTACTTCGGCAATGAACGGCTTGTCGATGGGACTGGCCACCACGTTTGTGCTGATTTGCTCAAACGTCGTCATTTCCTGCATCAAGAACGTCACGCCAGACAAAGTGCGCATTCCTGTATTCATCGTGGTCATCGCTTCGTTCGTGACCGTGCTGCAGATGCTCATCAAGGCATATCTTCCAGAGATAGACAAGTCGCTGGGCATCTTCATTCCGCTAATTGTTGTGAATTGCATCATTCTCGGGCGTGCAGAAGCTTTCGCATGTAAGAACAATCCTTTGGCAAGCCTTTTTGACGGAATAGGCATCGGACTCGGTTTCACATTCGCCCTCACCCTGTTGGGAATGATTCGCGAGCTGTTGGGCGCAGGTTCTCTGTTTGGTTACAGCCTGTTGCCAGAGACGACCAATCTGTTGCTTTTCATCCTCCCTCCGGGCGCATTCATCACGCTCGGCTATCTGATAGCTGTCGTAAACAAAATAAGGAAATCATAA
- a CDS encoding RnfABCDGE type electron transport complex subunit G, protein MKKIKSSFTNMVVVLVMVALITGGLLAFVNQMTKDAIKAQAEKALSEGIRKVMNGKEVVVEKTETVSLPMEKGKTTSCVIHHLTDKEHHSLGAAVESTALGFSDNLKILVGFDTAGNILGYTVLESSETPGLGAKADTWFQSGEKGSIIGKNPSKDRLGVKKGGEGDIDAITASTITSRAFLKAVTQAYSAYMNNAKTTEKKGVAQ, encoded by the coding sequence ATGAAAAAAATCAAGTCTTCATTCACGAATATGGTGGTCGTGCTCGTCATGGTGGCACTGATTACCGGTGGTTTGCTCGCTTTCGTCAATCAGATGACAAAAGATGCGATTAAAGCGCAGGCAGAAAAAGCCCTTTCCGAAGGCATCCGAAAAGTGATGAACGGAAAGGAAGTGGTCGTGGAAAAAACCGAAACCGTTTCCTTGCCGATGGAGAAAGGAAAGACGACATCCTGCGTGATACACCATCTCACTGACAAAGAGCATCATTCTTTGGGAGCTGCCGTCGAGAGCACGGCACTCGGATTCAGCGACAACCTGAAAATATTAGTTGGCTTTGATACGGCTGGCAACATTCTCGGTTATACTGTGTTGGAGAGTTCCGAGACACCGGGGCTTGGTGCGAAGGCTGACACTTGGTTCCAGTCAGGAGAAAAAGGTTCTATCATCGGAAAGAATCCCTCAAAAGACCGGCTGGGCGTGAAAAAGGGCGGAGAAGGAGATATTGATGCCATTACTGCCTCGACCATCACGTCTCGGGCGTTCTTGAAGGCAGTGACTCAGGCATATTCCGCCTATATGAACAATGCGAAGACAACGGAAAAGAAAGGAGTAGCGCAATGA